The Pogona vitticeps strain Pit_001003342236 chromosome 6, PviZW2.1, whole genome shotgun sequence genome contains a region encoding:
- the LOC140708223 gene encoding uncharacterized protein LOC140708223, giving the protein MKEEVEEEKRKDIPSVEEVLEEGMPMVVFHKEEVLVEEVLEDNPMVEFHKEEALVEEEGALEDNPMVEFHKEEALVEEEGVLEDNPMVEFHKEEALVEEEGVLEDNPMVEFHKEEALVEEEGVLEDNPMVEFHKEEALVEEEGVLEDNHMVEFHKEEALVEEEGVLEDNPMVEFHKEEALVEEEGVLEDNPMVEFHKEEALVEEEGILEDNPMVEFHKEEGLEEEVAVAEGNHQVPFPKEEFLEEEEVQVEGIHQVEFHQEEVLGEDSPLVEYYKEEVLEVELEEEDNHNAHHLHLSLDPLVGMESKMNIKLCLQREKYWKQAIKWKGQRSL; this is encoded by the exons AtgaaggaggaggtggaagaagagaagaggaaggacaTTCCCTCGGTGGAGGAAGTTCTAGAGGAGGGCATGCCTATGGTGGTGTTTCACAAGGAGGAAGTTCTAGTGGAAGAAGTTCTGGAGGACAATCCTATGGTGGAATTTCACAAGGAGGAAGCTCTAGTGGAAGAGGAGGGAGCTCTGGAGGACAATCCTATGGTGGAATTTCACAAGGAGGAAGCTCTAGTGGAAGAGGAGGGAGTTCTGGAGGACAATCCTATGGTGGAATTTCACAAGGAGGAAGCTCTAGTGGAAGAGGAGGGAGTTCTGGAGGACAATCCTATGGTGGAATTTCACAAGGAGGAAGCTCTAGTGGAAGAGGAGGGAGTTCTGGAGGACAATCCTATGGTGGAATTTCACAAGGAGGAAGCTCTAGTGGAAGAGGAGGGAGTTCTGGAGGACAATCATATGGTGGAATTTCACAAGGAGGAAGCTCTAGTGGAAGAGGAGGGAGTTCTGGAGGACAATCCTATGGTGGAATTTCACAAGGAGGAAGCTCTAGTGGAAGAGGAGGGAGTTCTGGAGGACAATCCTATGGTGGAATTTCACAAGGAGGAAGCTCTAGTGGAAGAGGAGGGAATTCTGGAGGACAATCCTATGGTGGAATTTCACAAGGAGGAAGGTCTGGAGGAGGAAGTGGCTGTAGCGGAGGGCAATCATCAAGTGCCATTTCCCAAGGAGGAgtttctggaggaggaggaagtgcagGTAGAAGGCATTCATCAGGTGGAATTTCACCAGGAGGAAGTATTAGGGGAGGACAGTCCTCTGGTGGAGTATTACAAGGAGGAAGTTCTGGAGGTGGaactggaggaggaagacaatCACAACGCTCATCATCTCCATCTCAGTCTAGATCCTCTGGTTGGTATGGAGAGCAAG ATGAATATCAAACTCTGCCTGCAGAGGGAGAAGTATTGGAAACAGGCAATAAAATGGAAGGGACAGAGGAGTCTTTAA
- the LOC110074844 gene encoding keratin, type I cytoskeletal 13-like — MSYSYTFKQTQTSSEGGNIGGGGIGGGRSGGHSVSGIGRGASSSMSSRRYTPTVRSSQGFSGGSYGGGRSSHSCAGGRCRSMSGGFGGGSSFGGSHGGGSFGGGFGGGHIGGGFGGGHGGGHQGGGYGGGHGGIHGGGLLGGGFGGHGGSYGGGNLGGGTGGFGGDDAGFLSNNEKSTMQNLNDRLASYLEKVRHLEAENNQLESLIKEWYQNHSQTSEPKDYNSYYEEINKLISELISESLESNKILLDVDNARMAAEDFKLKYEMESGLHQNVDADLQGLRPLLDKLTLDKSDLEMQYESLQEELATLRKNHDDIMKSSQHHSSGDVNIEVNAAPGQDLQKALNELRQEYEEIIAKNRSEVEQWYEAKMEEARQQENTGNQETGSGSSQVTELTRELQTLEIELQTQLSTIQLLQRNLSNTEGGYNMQLQHLGSLIEPVETELAGIKGEIQNQTQEYQTLLGIKTHLEQEISQYHQLLEEGNHLAYVEIMT, encoded by the exons ATGAGTTACAGCTATACCTTCAAGCAGACGCAAACTAGTAGCGAAGGTGGAAatattggtggtggtggaattGGTGGCGGCAGAAGTGGTGGACACAGTGTTAGTGGCATTGGTAGAGGAGCATCTTCTTCAATGTCCTCTAGAAGATACACCCCAACTGTGAGAAGCAGTCAAGGTTTTTCAGGTGGAAGTTATGGTGGTGGAAGATCCAGCCACAGCTGTGCAGGAGGAAGATGCCGTAGTATGTCTGGTGGATTTGGTGGTGGCAGTAGCTTTGGTGGTAGCCATGGAGGTGGCAGCTTTGGTGGAGGATTTGGTGGTGGCCACATAGGGGGAGGATTTGGTGGTGGCCATGGAGGCGGCCACCAAGGGGGAGGATATGGTGGTGGCCATGGTGGCATCCATGGAGGTGGCCTGCTTGGTGGAGGATTTGGTGGCCATGGTGGCAGCTACGGAGGTGGCAATTTAGGAGGTGGTACTGGAGGTTTTGGTGGTGATGATGCTGGATTCCTCTCTAACAATGAAAAGAGCACCATGCAAAATCTCAATGACCGCTTAGCCTCTTATCTGGAAAAGGTACGACATCTAGAAGCAGAAAATAATCAACTTGAATCCCTAATTAAAGAGTGGTACCAGAATCATAGTCAGACATCTGAACCAAAGGATTACAACTCTTATTATGAGGAAATCAACAAGCTCATCAGTGAG CTGATTTCGGAATCGTTGGAGAGCAACAAGATACTCCTGGATGTTGATAATGCAAGAATGGCTGCTGAAGACTTCAAGTTGAA ATACGAGATGGAAAGTGGCCTACACCAAAATGTAGACGCTGATCTTCAGGGCTTGCGTCCTCTTCTGGATAAGCTGACCTTAGATAAGTCTGATCTGGAGATGCAATATGAGTCCCTCCAGGAAGAACTGGCAACTCTTAGGAAGAACCACGATGAC ATAATGAAGAGTTCACAACATCATTCCAGTGGAGATGTCAATATTGAGGTCAATGCTGCTCCTGGCCAGGATCTTCAAAAGGCACTTAATGAACTGAGACAGGAATACGAAGAGATCATTGCGAAAAACCGGAGTGAGGTTGAGCAATGGTATGAAGCCAAG ATGGAAGAAGCTCGTCAACAAGAGAATACAGGCAATCAAGAGACTGGATCTGGAAGCAGTCAAGTGACAGAACTCACTCGCGAACTTCAGACACTGGAGATTGAGCTCCAGACTCAGCTCAGCACA ATTCAATTGCTGCAGAGGAATCTGAGTAACACTGAAGGAGGGTACAACATGCAGTTACAACACCTTGGAAGCCTGATAGAGCCAGTGGAGACTGAGTTGGCTGGTATCAAAGGAGAAATCCAGAATCAAACCCAGGAGTACCAGACACTTCTTGGCATCAAGACTCACCTGGAACAGGAGATCAGCCAGTATCATCAGTTGCTTGAGGAAGGGAATCACCTTGCGTATGTAGAAATTATGACATAG